One genomic region from Magallana gigas chromosome 3, xbMagGiga1.1, whole genome shotgun sequence encodes:
- the LOC105329949 gene encoding G-protein coupled receptor 157, translated as MGDTGALSALTLVSSSASVLGGICLIVTHYKIKDLQYGLRNILCFLTISDILTSSGYIAGAVNSMIESSGGKYSDVVCKAQSFLTTFSNLASFSWTSMIAVHLYLLVVTPMDWDKKKSLKVVYHIIGWLIPAFITVLMLNNLGRSDDKTTGSWCWIRTSSPPQTMQIVAMLISGKLWEILTYTLSFVLFVQLKMKAYAEKKNDRPYRWHEMVANLSSFRPEDARLCYIWLPLYLLRVWGTVRFFVAISYPGHLSDSHNLLLLYLQCVGDSSHALVNFILFCVFDKEIRITYGKACMRWVCARKADAGESLEVQLTVSVRYQSIEPLSNLMQSKNT; from the exons ATGGGCGATACAGGGGCTCTATCAGCACTGACTCTAGTCAGCTCTTCAGCATCTGTTCTCGGGGGGATATGTCTGATAGTCACTCATTATAAGATCAAGGATCTTCAATACGGATTGAGGAATATCCTGTGCTTCCTTACAATATCTGACATTCTCACATCCTCAGGATATATAGCTGGAGCTGTCAACTCCATGATCGAATCGTCTGGAGGAAAGTATTCTGATGTCGTTTGTAAAGCACAAAGCTTTCTTACAACCTTCTCCAATTTGGCCTCCTTTTCCTGGACTTCAATGATTGCCGTCCATTTATATCTGTTGGTCGTAACACCGATGGACTGGGACAAGAAGAAATCATTAAAAGTTGTGTACCATATAATAGGATGGTTAATTCCAG CTTTTATAACGGTACTAATGTTGAACAACCTCGGAAGAAGTGACGATAAAACCACAGGATCTTGGTGCTGGATCAGGACAAGCTCCCCTCCCCAGACCATGCAAATTGTAGCCATGCTTATCTCAGGGAAACTGTGGGAAATCCTTACATATACCCTGTCGTTTGTACTATTTGTCCAATTGAAGATGAAAGCATACGCCGAG aaaaagaACGATAGACCTTACCGCTGGCACGAGATGGTTGCTAATCTCTCTTCATTCCGACCGGAAGATGCGCGACTGTGCTACATCTGGCTTCCGCTCTATCTGCTGAGAGTGTGGGGAACCGTTCGATTCTTTGTGGCAATATCCTATCCGGGTCACCTGTCAGACAGCCATAACCTCCTTCTTCTATATCTGCAATGTGTCGGAGACAGTTCCCATGCTTTAGTGAACTTTATCCTCTTTTGTGTATTTGATAAGGAAATTCGGATTACGTACGGCAAAGCATGTATGCGTTGGGTTTGCGCCCGTAAAGCTGACGCTGGGGAATCGTTGGAGGTTCAGCTTACTGTGTCCGTGCGGTATCAGTCAATTGAACCTTTGTCAAACTTGATGCAATCGAAAAACACCTGA